The genomic window TGAAACCCGCAAGGAGTTTCTGCAGACCGTCTGGTACGAGAGCAAACGCGCCGGTTTGGATGTGGCCTTGGTGTTGGGCCTGATCCAGGTGGAAAGTAATTTCCGCAAGTATGCGGTGTCGGTGGTGGGTGCCCGCGGGTATATGCAGGTGATGCCGTTCTGGACCCGGGCGATTGGCGATGGGGATGCCGGAAGGCTGTTCCATATGCAGACCAATTTGCGCTTTGGCTGCGTGATCCTTCGGCACTACCTGGATCGGGAGAAGGGTGATCTCTTTCTGGCGCTGGGGCGGTACAACGGGTCGCGGGGGAAACCGCAGTACCCGGATGCGGTGTTTGCCAACAAACGTCTTTGGGAGTTTGTTCCGACCAAGTAGGTTGCTACTTTTCGTGGAGGATC from Rhodoferax sp. AJA081-3 includes these protein-coding regions:
- a CDS encoding lytic transglycosylase domain-containing protein, whose product is MSAEDPSPLNANVSRRICLLPPLVALGLLSIQEQSWAGAQIEEPLIDSVRTALSSAVRNAAPPIPEFSSTEQRLYYLRWLGAMSERLAKKKKDFETRKEFLQTVWYESKRAGLDVALVLGLIQVESNFRKYAVSVVGARGYMQVMPFWTRAIGDGDAGRLFHMQTNLRFGCVILRHYLDREKGDLFLALGRYNGSRGKPQYPDAVFANKRLWEFVPTK